One part of the Triplophysa rosa linkage group LG5, Trosa_1v2, whole genome shotgun sequence genome encodes these proteins:
- the xirp1 gene encoding xin actin-binding repeat-containing protein 1 has product MAEVRKQVKVTDPAGGDDDIPPPPPPLPRPEVLEAIQKDLSQNFLPVPPPKETFTEFYQQRQKSELKRLFKHIHPELKMNLEDVVDDELIEAINPQAGDTAYQGEVQSMRWIFENWSLDNIGDPHETKKILDEENLQGGDVRGTSSLFEHSVFGGQHITGGERPVLVQGDVRTATWLFETQSLDSISKAKMEDEEIVEVVLKEAIQKGDVSGARLLFESKPLDALGRCCSVEDQQFLTLKSELEEIKGDVKKTVKLFQADPCCALRDSNGHIHEIKSICREEIRSSNFKTARWLFETQPLDHINKGKTGVQIIRGISLEDDQKSGVDKKRWMFETQPLDAIHEGVVEERKFQGTVEYFSGEADVQNKSTLFENQLLSSAKGELMGKERDDIVGRNVGSTLWLFETQPMNTLKDSYEVGHLKKVLVSSDEKREVKDKRQHFENTRVCKMTNKGSKVEDKERGDVKTFKNLFEAIPLSQMSQSENAPAQVCDVTAGDVKGNRSLFESTPFYAMKDSAGNFHKVTTVSREECVKGNVQNYKWMFETKPLDQFEEGKDKIEVIKGITRQEDTTNDVRTAKWMFETQPLDNIHLKFNQKEVDSTALQEEFQKGSVKTCKWLFETQPMDILYDKSERNQDVQPVPKANVKSHTWLFETQPLDNIKDKDEFSLKLCSPVQEDVKSDVNVKTVKHLFETETLDRITKQTDSAQNIRYVSEVDVQSGDVSRVKEIFESKSLDEIGSKCIKESKTGQQDNEIQSGSVHKFTWLFENQPICDINENEDQINYSVQDVESGDVGGKKFIFETFSLDKIKDKDQLLEHQSMSVEKHVNASVDVKSSTMLFESQPLYAIKDKDGQFHEVTTVKKEEMMGGDVRGARWMFETKPLDTIQADKEIYIIRAVTQEDVLKGDVKSARWKFETQPLDSLTESERPSVRVVEDLSHGKNVQQSKQLFETEQVAQKKYVRMVSVTDVQQGDVRTSTWLFENQPIDTLKGEQHEQNTLQTVLREDNAKGDVKRCTWLMESQPLDQIKNHESNEEFVLSKEDIPKADVKSTTWLFETTPLDKIIVESVTDILYRLCQHSFIHSSGIIIQADDYKYVNMAKYQFVNSEGPKVQKEEVVEGNIRNIMLQLLFKPNLKPKVVLLKEDEEGKLHSTVLEIPFQQAESANNPDAECKIQEAVTIIESLLVQQKSIKTGLVMQESKGKQPEMTVYSLYYQKSLTTESCDVTRGDVKSTIGNLLATVHSQHTKPSCRLEKNERGNVDLYRNCIEKGDLQFLKTLQRELSEEEPTSSLRDEIEIIQGDVKEAKRHLKQQREQVERTVLDVVPGDVKTVKKVFSEGCVDQTVENCMPKEEILKGDVFSAKQQLDEATKQPIMVQREEIVSGDIKATLESLERAKQQSMQVEREVIEPGTIYDLNVEMCSEEDERKVIKEEIISGDVKAAKRSLEMAKNQSIRVEREPITPGKLYDINESSQCQNISTVQQTTTTSSSNQRITTTFRK; this is encoded by the exons TTCAAACACATTCATCCTGAGTTAAAAATGAATCTTGAGGATGTCGTAGATGATGAACTTATCGAAGCAATAAATCCCCAAGCAGGAGATACGGCATATCAGGGAGAAGTCCAATCCATGCGATGGATATTTGAGAACTGGAGTCTTGACAATATTGGAGACCCACATGAAACGAAAAAAATACTTGATGAGGAAAATCTTCAAGGTGGGGATGTGAGGGGTACATCTTCCTTGTTTGAACATTCAGTGTTTGGTGGTCAACATATCACAGGTGGTGAGAGACCAGTTTTAGTCCAAGGAGACGTTCGCACTGCCACCTGGCTGTTTGAGACGCAGTCTCTGGATTCAATCAGTAAGGCAAAAATGGAGGATGAGGAAATTGTGGAGGTTGTACTTAAGGAAGCTATTCAGAAGGGAGATGTGAGCGGTGCGCGTCTCTTATTTGAATCCAAGCCATTGGATGCCCTGGGTCGCTGCTGTTCTGTTGAAGATCAGCAATTCCTAACACTGAAATCAGAACTAGAGGAAATCAAAGGAGATGTGAAGAAAACTGTTAAACTCTTTCAAGCAGATCCCTGTTGTGCTCTTAGGGACAGCAATGGTCACATCCATGAGATCAAGTCAATCTGTAGAGAAGAAATCAGAAGCAGTAACTTTAAAACAGCACGTTGGCTGTTTGAAACTCAACCTTTGGACCACATTAATAAAGGAAAAACTGGTGTGCAAATCATTCGGGGGATCTCACTTGAGGATGACCAGAAGAGCGGTGTTGACAAAAAGAGATGGATGTTTGAGACCCAACCTCTTGACGCTATTCATGAAGGTGTTGTGGAAGAACGAAAGTTTCAAGGAACAGTGGAGTACTTCTCAGGAGAAGCAGATGTTCAGAACAAATCTACACTTTTTGAAAACCAGCTCCTGTCATCAGCTAAAGGAGAGCTTATGGGTAAGGAAAGAGATGATATTGTTGGAAGAAATGTAGGCTCCACCCTGTGGCTTTTTGAAACACAGCCTATGAACACTCTGAAAGACAGCTATGAAGTGggacatctcaaaaaagttctAGTGTCCAGCGATGAAAAAAGAGAAGTTAAAGACAAAAGGCAGCACTTTGAGAATACCAgggtttgtaaaatgacaaataaagggAGCAAAGTTGAAGACAAAGAAAGAGGAGATGTCAAGACGTTCAAGAATCTTTTTGAAGCTATACCTCTCAGTCAAATGTCTCAATCTGAAAATGCACCCGCTCAAGTTTGTGATGTTACAGCTGGGGACGTCAAAGGCAACCGATCACTGTTTGAATCCACTCCATTTTATGCGATGAAGGACAGTGCTGGAAACTTCCATAAGGTAACAACTGTCAGCAGGGAGGAATGCGTAAAAGGAAATGTACAGAATTACAAATGGATGTTTGAGACAAAACCTCTAGACCAGTTCGAAGAAGGTAAAGACAAAATAGAAGTCATCAAAGGCATCACAAGGCAAGAAGACACAACAAATGATGTGAGAACAGCAAAATGGATGTTTGAAACACAACCTTTAGATAATATCCATTTAAAATTCAATCAGAAAGAAGTGGACTCAACAGCATTACAGGAGGAATTTCAAAAAGGTAGTGTAAAGACATGCAAATGGCTATTTGAGACACAACCAATGGACATTCTGTATGACAAGTCTGAGAGAAACCAGGATGTACAACCGGTGCCAAAGGCTAATGTGAAATCACACACTTGGCTTTTTGAAACCCAGCCATTAGATAACATCAAGGACAAAGATGAATTCAGTTTGAAATTGTGCAGTCCTGTGCAGGAAGATGTAAAAAGTGATGTCAATGTGAAGACAGTGAAACACCTGTTTGAAACGGAGACTTTGGACAGAATAACAAAGCAAACAGATTCTGCTCAAAATATAAGATATGTCAGTGAAGTTGATGTCCAGTCTGGAGATGTATCTAGAGTAAAAGAAATTTTTGAATCCAAGTCACTTGATGAAATAGGAAGCAAGTGCATCAAAGAGTCGAAGACTGGGCAGCAAGACAATGAAATTCAATCAGGATCAGTGCACAAATTCACTTGGCTCTTTGAGAATCAACCGATCTGTGATATTAATGAGAATGAGGATCAAATAAACTATAGTGTCCAAGATGTTGAAAGTGGTGATGTCGGAggcaaaaagtttatttttgaaacttTCTCTCTGGACAAAATCAAGGATAAAGACCAACTACTTGAGCATCAGTCAATGAGTGTTGAGAAACATGTGAACGCAAGCGTTGATGTTAAATCCAGCACAATGCTTTTTGAATCCCAGCCTTTGTATGCTATTAAAGACAAAGATGGACAGTTTCATGAAGTTACCACAGTGAAGAAAGAGGAAATGATGGGAGGAGATGTGAGGGGAGCAAGATGGATGTTTGAAACGAAGCCACTTGATACCATTCAAGcagacaaagaaatttacattaTCCGTGCAGTTACACAGGAGGATGTGCTCAAGGGTGATGTAAAATCAGCTCGTTGGAAGTTTGAGACACAGCCTTTGGACTCCCTCACAGAATCTGAAAGACCGTCAGTCAGGGTTGTGGAAGATTTAAGCCATGGAAAAAATGTGCAACAAAGCAAACAACTTTTTGAGACCGAGCAAGTAGCCCAAAAGAAGTATGTAAGGATGGTGAGCGTTACAGATGTTCAACAAGGTGATGTGCGCACTTCCACCTGGCTATTTGAGAACCAGCCAATCGATACTCTGAAAGGTGAGCAACATGAGCAGAATACCTTGCAAACTGTACTTCGGGAGGATAACGCGAAGGGTGATGTAAAACGATGCACTTGGCTGATGGAATCCCAGCCCCTGGATCAGATTAAGAACCACGAATCTAACGAAGAGTTTGTTTTGTCAAAGGAAGACATTCCAAAGGCGGATGTCAAAAGCACAACTTGGTTATTCGAAACCACACCGCTAGACAAAATCATAGTGGAAAGCGTTACAGACATCCTCTACCGCCTTTGTcagcattcatttattcattcaagtGGCATCATCATCCAAGCCGATGATTATAAGTATGTAAACATGGCAAAGTATCAGTTTGTCAACAGTGAGGGCCCTAAAGTTCAAAAGGAGGAAGTTGTTGAGGGAAACATCAGAAACATAATGCTACAGTTATTGTTCAAACCAAACCTGAAACCTAAAGTTGTTCTTCTTAAAGAGGACGAAGAAGGCAAGTTGCACAGCACAGTGCTTGAAATACCATTTCAACAGGCTGAATCTGCGAACAACCCAGATGCCGAATGCAAGATTCAAGAAGCTGTTACAATTATTGAGAGCTTGCTGGTTCAGCAAAAATCAATCAAGACAGGCTTGGTAATGCAAGAATCAAAAGGAAAACAACCAGAGATGACAGTGTATTCCCTCTACTATCAAAAAAGCCTGACAACGGAGTCGTGCGATGTCACACGAGGAGATGTCAAGTCCACCATCGGCAACCTTCTTGCCACAGTCCACAGCCAGCACACCAAGCCATCCTGCAGgttagaaaaaaatgagaggggGAATGTTGATTTGTACAGAAATTGTATTGAAAAGGGTGACCTTCAGTTTCTTAAGACTTTACAGCGAGAGCTATCTGAAGAGGAACCGACATCCTCCTTGAGGGACGAAATTGAAATCATTCAGGGTGACGTGAAAGAAGCAAAGAGACATCTCAAGCAACAAAGAGAACAAGTTGAGAGAACGGTTCTGGATGTTGTACCTGGAGATGTGAAAACCGTTAAAAAGGTTTTCTCAGAGGGCTGTGTAGATCAGACCGTTGAAAACTGCATGCCAAAAGAGGAGATCCTTAAAGGTGATGTTTTCTCAGCCAAACAGCAACTTGATGAAGCAACCAAGCAGCCAATCATGGTACAAAGAGAGGAAATAGTGTCTGGGGATATTAAAGCAACACTCGAATCCTTGGAGCGAGCAAAGCAGCAAAGTATGCAAGTGGAACGCGAGGTCATCGAACCAGGCACCATTTACGATCTGAATGTAGAAATGTGCTCAGAGGAAGACGAAAGAAAAGTAATAAAGGAGGAAATCATTTCAGGAGATGTTAAGGCCGCCAAAAGGTCACTGGAAATGGCGAAGAACCAAAGTATTAGAGTGGAACGGGAACCTATCACTCCTGGAAAGTTATACGATATAAATGAATCATCTCAGTGCCAAAACATCTCGACAGTGCAGCAGACTACAACAACATCCTCGAGCAACCAGCGGATAACTACAACATTTCGAAAG TGA
- the slc22a13a gene encoding solute carrier family 22 member 13 encodes MVDFGEILEAIGGFGLFQNLLLFALCFPNLILPFHFASVLFINANTSHHCNTDWILQLGPNLTREEQLHLTVPTLEDGSFSPCLMYKPVDRNLSAIQEYGLNETTACIDGWVHNDTMYDSTIVTDFDLVCGNVNSLRVAQTVLMAGILVGGLLFGPLSESLGRKRATQIPVVLMLIFTVVTGLAPYFYVYIISQFIIGISSGGFRINCVVLATEWTGTAQRSYGSCLSQVLSSLGQVVFLALIYYYRDWRMCQFIMAAPIGFVVLYIWFIPESARWLLDRGRTADAKELIQKAAKINKRTIPDSLMAKVLSEKPAEREGIKILFASPVLRKYFIIISFAWAALTQAYYSLSLNVGKFGLDIFLTQLIFGLSDVPVHFVCMWLLEAVGRKACLIGTLLVGGLFCILTIAIPQGNYIAVTALATFGRLLMNGAGSVTSVYIQELFPTSIRQTATGLGATAARVGSMLSPVLGMLEVYHFSIPTVVFSSLAITSGALVFLLPETRCTELPDSIEEAEGKRKPRMSAKDWEEVNATKL; translated from the exons ATGGTTGATTTTGGGGAGATTCTTGAAGCTATTGGAGGCTTCGGGCTTTTCCAAAATCTTCTCCTTTTTGCACTGTGCTTCCCGAACCTCATACTGCCTTTTCATTTTGCCAGCGTCCTCTTTATTAATGCCAACACCAGCCACCATTGCAACACTGACTGGATTCTACAGTTGGGTCCAAATTTGACAAGGGAAGAGCAGCTTCACCTGACTGTACCCACACTCGAGGATGGTTCCTTTAGTCCCTGTCTGATGTACAAACCTGTGGATCGGAATCTCAGTGCTATACAGGAATATGGCTTGAATGAAACCACTGCTTGCATTGATGGATGGGTTCATAATGATACTATGTACGACTCGACTATTGTCACAGAC tttgatCTTGTTTGTGGCAATGTAAATTCACTTAGGGTTGCACAAACGGtattaatggctggaatactAGTTGGAGGTCTGCTCTTTGGCCCTCTTTCAGAATC GTTGGGACGCAAACGGGCCACACAGATTCCTGTGGTGCTCATGCTCATTTTCACAGTGGTGACTGGACTCGCTCCGTACTTTTATGTGTATATCATATCCCAGTTTATCATTGGTATCTCCAGTGGAGGATTTCGGATCAACTGTGTTGTCCTTG ccACTGAGTGGACTGGAACCGCTCAGAGATCCTATGGATCCTGTTTGAGTCAGGTACTGTCATCTCTGGGACAGGTTGTCTTTCTTGCCCTCATATATTACTACAGGGACTGGAGAATGTGCCAGTTTATAATGGCTGCTCCGATTGGATTTGTGGTCCTCTACATATG GTTTATTCCAGAATCTGCTAGGTGGCTTCTTGACCGTGGTAGAACTGCAGATGCGAAAGAGCTCATTCAGAAGGCAGCTAAGATCAACAAACGCACAATTCCTGATTCATTAATGGCGAAG GTCTTATCAGAAAAGCCTGCTGAAAGAGAGGGGATAAAAATCCTTTTTGCTTCACCTGTGCTCaggaaatattttataattattagcTTTGCGTG GGCGGCATTAACCCAGGCATACTACAGCCTCTCTCTGAATGTGGGGAAGTTTGGCCTTGATATTTTCCTCACTCAGCTCATATTTGGCCTCTCTGATGTGCCTGTCCACTTTGTCTGCATGTGGTTGTTGGAAGCAGTTGGAAGGAAGGCATGTCTTATTGGAACCCTCCTAGTGGGAGGCCTTTTCTGTATCCTGACTATTGCAATTCCGCAAG GCAATTACATAGCTGTCACTGCTCTTGCCACATTTGGAAGACTTCTCATGAACGGGGCAGGCAGCGTTACCAGCGTTTATATTCAAGAACTGTTTCCCACCTCTATCCG TCAGACGGCCACAGGACTTGGTGCCACAGCTGCACGAGTAGGAAGTATGTTGTCTCCTGTTCTGGGCATGTTGGAGGTCTACCATTTTTCCATTCCCACTGTGGTGTTTAGCAGTTTAGCAATAACAAGTGGGGCACTGGTCTTCCTGCTTCCTGAGACCAGATGTACTGAACTGCCCGATTCCATAGAGGAGGCAGAAGGCAAACG GAAACCGAGGATGTCAGCTAAGGATTGGGAAGAAGTCAATGCAACCAAATTATAA